The following proteins come from a genomic window of Campylobacter concisus:
- a CDS encoding helix-turn-helix domain-containing protein, whose protein sequence is MTRQELADKLNITRNTLTNWEKEKPELIRLINQGLALDEQILETKKFLERLEKIREKANNGKINTKINKSEE, encoded by the coding sequence ATGACTAGACAAGAATTAGCAGACAAATTAAATATTACTAGAAATACACTCACAAATTGGGAAAAAGAAAAGCCAGAATTAATACGATTAATAAATCAAGGTTTAGCATTAGATGAACAAATTTTAGAAACCAAAAAATTTCTAGAAAGATTAGAAAAAATAAGAGAAAAAGCAAACAATGGAAAAATAAATACTAAGATAAATAAATCAGAGGAATAA
- a CDS encoding tyrosine-type recombinase/integrase yields the protein MLVFKAIKQRLEIAKSVSKIEARKLFTEIKDDQVLRMAYCWVSQGALMVTAKRPTLKQVPLTHLNHDTANRMWWAVRNHLGYKGENNTHGLYVLRHTVASRLVSLKGFNAHKLMAFMGHTDIKSSLHYVHLNVDDIRDGVGVGA from the coding sequence ATTCTAGTCTTCAAAGCCATAAAGCAACGCTTAGAAATAGCTAAGAGCGTAAGTAAAATAGAGGCTCGTAAACTCTTTACTGAAATAAAAGACGACCAAGTGCTTCGTATGGCTTACTGCTGGGTATCTCAAGGTGCTCTTATGGTAACTGCAAAGAGACCTACCCTTAAACAAGTGCCCTTAACTCATCTAAACCACGATACAGCAAATCGTATGTGGTGGGCCGTAAGAAACCATCTAGGATATAAGGGAGAAAACAACACTCACGGACTATATGTATTACGACATACAGTGGCTTCTAGGTTAGTGAGTTTGAAGGGATTTAATGCTCATAAATTGATGGCTTTTATGGGTCATACAGATATTAAAAGTAGCTTACACTACGTTCATCTCAATGTTGATGATATACGTGATGGCGTGGGGGTTGGTGCTTAG
- the rfaD gene encoding ADP-glyceromanno-heptose 6-epimerase, translating to MNLNGKKIVITGGAGFIGSALAHYFDENYKDAHVLVVDKFRNDETFSNGNLKSFGHFKNLLGFKGEIYAGDINNPSTLEKIKSFCPDVIYHEAAISDTTVKEQDELIKTNVNAFVNLLDICESLGAKMIYASSGATYGNAKSPQTVGECEAPNNVYGFSKLSMDNINKIYAKRGVSVVGLRYFNVFGKGEFFKNKTASMVLQFGLQILAGKTPRLFEGSDQIKRDFVYIKDIIDANIKALDAPSGVYNAATGKARSFQDIADILQREIGVNLGNEYIKNPFIGSYQFHTEADVAPAREAFGFSATWSLEEAIKDYLPEIKRIYKEEING from the coding sequence ATGAATTTAAATGGAAAAAAGATAGTTATAACTGGCGGCGCTGGATTTATAGGTTCAGCCTTAGCGCATTATTTTGATGAAAATTACAAAGATGCTCACGTGCTTGTCGTGGATAAATTTAGAAACGACGAGACATTTAGCAATGGCAACCTAAAAAGCTTTGGCCATTTTAAAAATTTACTTGGATTTAAGGGTGAAATTTATGCTGGCGACATCAACAACCCTAGCACACTTGAAAAGATAAAGAGCTTTTGTCCAGACGTTATCTACCACGAGGCAGCGATCTCAGATACGACCGTAAAAGAGCAAGACGAGCTAATAAAAACAAATGTAAACGCCTTTGTAAATTTGCTTGATATCTGCGAGAGTTTGGGCGCAAAGATGATCTATGCAAGCTCAGGGGCGACTTATGGCAACGCAAAGAGCCCACAAACCGTTGGCGAGTGCGAAGCGCCAAATAACGTCTATGGCTTTAGCAAGCTAAGCATGGATAATATCAATAAAATTTACGCAAAACGCGGCGTGAGTGTGGTTGGACTGAGGTATTTTAACGTCTTTGGCAAGGGCGAGTTTTTCAAAAATAAAACCGCCTCGATGGTGCTTCAGTTTGGCTTGCAAATTTTAGCTGGCAAGACCCCAAGGCTCTTTGAGGGCAGCGACCAGATCAAACGCGACTTTGTCTATATAAAAGATATCATTGACGCAAACATAAAAGCACTTGACGCGCCAAGCGGCGTCTATAACGCAGCTACTGGCAAGGCTAGAAGCTTTCAAGATATCGCTGATATATTGCAACGCGAGATCGGCGTAAATTTAGGCAACGAATATATCAAAAATCCATTTATCGGCTCATATCAGTTTCATACAGAGGCCGACGTAGCTCCAGCTCGCGAGGCATTTGGTTTTAGCGCGACTTGGAGCTTGGAAGAGGCAATAAAAGACTACTTGCCAGAAATAAAGAGAATTTACAAGGAAGAGATAAATGGCTAA
- the rfaE1 gene encoding D-glycero-beta-D-manno-heptose-7-phosphate kinase, whose translation MAKRVKILVVGDLMLDHYIWGSCDRISPEAPVQVVKINNETYTLGGAGNVVRNLLSLGANVSVASVLGDDEAGKKIKERLAELNVKDELILTEKGRESSIKSRIMASHQQVVRIDKESVVKINLENELVLKVKENLANFKAVLLSDYGKGVLSEKVCQEIINECVRLNIPVLIDPKGSDYSKYKNATLLTPNKKEASEATNLKIKDKAELEKAIKQLKDDLNLTYSLITISEEGIALYDDRLHIFAAKAKEVFDVTGAGDTVLATLGYMLANGADIKEAIKIANLAAAVVVAKIGSATASFSEIEQLLNSSFGANFEHKLKSLDELEEILSQKGKKKVVFTNGCFDILHAGHVKYLARARELGDLLVVGLNSDASVKRLKGEARPINSQDDRACVLSGLGFVDYVVIFDEDTPLNLIAKIKPDVLVKGADYKDKEVVGSEIVKEVRLIDFVEGKSTTGIIKRIKDAKNDDKK comes from the coding sequence ATGGCTAAGAGAGTTAAAATTTTAGTCGTCGGCGATCTCATGCTGGACCACTATATCTGGGGCAGCTGCGACCGCATCTCTCCTGAAGCGCCAGTGCAGGTTGTAAAGATAAATAACGAAACCTACACGCTTGGTGGCGCTGGCAATGTGGTGAGAAATTTGCTTTCCCTTGGTGCAAACGTGAGCGTGGCTAGCGTCTTAGGAGATGATGAGGCTGGCAAAAAGATAAAAGAGAGACTCGCTGAGCTAAACGTAAAAGATGAGCTCATACTCACCGAAAAAGGACGCGAAAGCTCGATAAAAAGCCGTATTATGGCATCGCACCAGCAAGTTGTCAGGATCGATAAAGAGAGCGTTGTTAAGATAAATTTAGAAAATGAGCTCGTCTTAAAAGTAAAAGAAAATCTTGCAAATTTTAAGGCTGTCTTACTAAGCGACTACGGCAAAGGCGTGCTTAGTGAGAAGGTCTGCCAAGAGATCATAAACGAGTGCGTGAGGCTAAATATCCCAGTACTTATCGACCCAAAAGGCAGCGACTACTCAAAATATAAAAACGCAACCCTTCTAACTCCAAATAAAAAAGAGGCGAGCGAGGCTACAAATTTAAAGATAAAAGACAAGGCCGAGCTTGAAAAGGCAATAAAACAGCTAAAAGACGATCTAAATTTGACCTATTCGCTCATCACGATCTCGGAAGAGGGCATTGCGCTATATGATGACAGGTTGCACATTTTTGCTGCTAAAGCAAAAGAGGTCTTTGATGTCACTGGTGCCGGAGATACGGTGCTTGCCACACTTGGCTATATGCTGGCAAATGGGGCTGACATAAAAGAGGCGATCAAGATAGCAAACCTCGCAGCAGCCGTTGTCGTGGCTAAGATAGGTAGCGCAACGGCTAGCTTTAGCGAGATCGAGCAGTTACTAAATAGCTCATTTGGGGCAAATTTCGAGCACAAGCTAAAGAGCCTTGATGAGCTAGAGGAAATTTTGAGCCAAAAGGGCAAGAAAAAGGTCGTTTTCACAAATGGCTGCTTTGATATCTTGCACGCTGGACACGTAAAATACCTAGCTCGTGCAAGGGAGCTTGGCGATCTTTTGGTCGTTGGGTTAAACTCAGACGCTTCAGTTAAGAGGCTAAAAGGCGAGGCTAGGCCTATAAATTCGCAAGATGATAGAGCTTGCGTGCTAAGTGGACTTGGATTTGTTGACTATGTCGTGATTTTTGACGAGGATACGCCTCTAAATTTAATAGCAAAGATAAAGCCTGACGTGCTTGTAAAAGGGGCTGATTATAAAGACAAAGAGGTCGTTGGCAGCGAGATCGTAAAAGAGGTCAGGCTCATCGACTTTGTCGAGGGTAAAAGCACGACAGGGATAATAAAAAGGATAAAAGATGCCAAAAACGATGATAAAAAATGA
- a CDS encoding type II toxin-antitoxin system RelE/ParE family toxin — translation MKILKSTTFDKWLNKLNNPVVKISILRRLDQIETKDHLGDYKFIDTDLYELRFFNRGGLRIFFTFNGDEIIILLNAGDKDSQSDDIKKAKEILKDYK, via the coding sequence ATGAAAATATTAAAAAGCACTACATTTGACAAATGGTTAAATAAATTAAATAATCCGGTTGTTAAAATTTCTATTTTAAGAAGATTGGATCAAATAGAAACTAAAGATCATCTAGGAGATTATAAATTTATTGATACTGATTTATATGAGCTTAGGTTTTTCAATCGTGGTGGGTTAAGAATATTTTTTACTTTTAATGGCGATGAAATAATTATATTATTAAATGCTGGCGATAAAGATAGTCAAAGCGATGATATTAAAAAAGCAAAAGAGATATTAAAGGATTATAAATGA
- a CDS encoding zonular occludens toxin domain-containing protein, producing the protein MITYLVGNPGSGKTYYAVYMIYQTFLFEPKKTFLSKFAKPKEKPSYSFCYTNINEFKFELSDKFKKFDFDEFYLGLRNLYALYKTGATDNEVNEKAKELNLYGCVFVLDECHNFFKDKKDEILVWWLTYHRHLYQDIYLITQDLTLVNNEYKRIAEKFYRAVDSAKRLFSKKFRYEVFASYRLYKKDRLEIINIPYLEEVFNLYHSGQSSNKKSFVRFYFLLAIVVFIFLLLYFYFVVMSIFKPDTPAENNLSNQDKTSFSNSQKNSISDFPDIFKDTSKNNIKNSSDVPEIYIYNITCVNSSCHFDDDYHLYPLSLLSYISSMYTPLYFYYEPKSHELVKYYYVFDKPVFQNLISKNNKGVSDEKFNQVPSSSAAVFK; encoded by the coding sequence ATGATTACTTATTTAGTTGGCAATCCTGGTAGTGGTAAAACATATTACGCAGTATATATGATTTATCAGACCTTTTTATTTGAGCCAAAGAAAACATTTTTATCTAAATTTGCAAAGCCAAAAGAAAAGCCTAGTTATTCATTTTGCTACACAAATATAAATGAGTTCAAGTTTGAGTTATCCGACAAATTTAAAAAGTTCGATTTTGATGAGTTCTATTTAGGCTTAAGAAATTTATATGCTTTATATAAGACTGGTGCAACCGATAACGAAGTTAATGAAAAAGCCAAAGAGTTAAATTTATATGGTTGCGTATTTGTTCTTGATGAGTGTCATAATTTTTTTAAAGACAAAAAAGACGAAATTTTAGTTTGGTGGCTTACCTACCATCGCCATTTATACCAGGATATTTATTTAATTACTCAAGATTTAACCCTAGTTAATAACGAATATAAACGTATAGCAGAGAAATTTTATAGGGCAGTTGATAGCGCAAAAAGATTATTTTCAAAGAAATTCCGTTATGAAGTTTTTGCATCTTATAGGCTTTATAAAAAAGATAGATTAGAGATTATTAATATTCCATATCTTGAAGAAGTATTTAATTTATATCACTCCGGACAAAGTTCAAATAAAAAATCATTTGTAAGATTTTATTTTTTACTGGCTATTGTTGTATTTATTTTTCTTTTGCTTTATTTTTATTTTGTTGTTATGTCTATTTTTAAGCCTGACACTCCAGCTGAAAACAATTTATCAAATCAAGATAAAACTTCTTTTTCAAATTCTCAAAAAAATAGTATTTCAGATTTTCCAGATATATTCAAAGACACTTCAAAAAATAACATTAAAAATAGTTCCGATGTGCCAGAAATTTATATATATAACATTACTTGCGTTAATTCATCTTGCCATTTTGACGACGACTATCATTTATACCCATTATCATTACTTAGTTACATATCTTCAATGTATACGCCATTATATTTTTATTACGAGCCAAAATCTCACGAGCTTGTCAAGTACTACTATGTATTTGACAAGCCAGTTTTTCAAAATTTAATTTCAAAAAATAACAAAGGTGTTTCCGATGAAAAGTTTAATCAAGTTCCTAGTTCTTCCGCTGCTGTTTTTAAATAG
- the gmhB gene encoding D-glycero-beta-D-manno-heptose 1,7-bisphosphate 7-phosphatase, whose translation MNKNEPIKALFLDRDGVINEDAGYVCEIKDFKFIDGIFDALREFSDAGYKLFVVTNQSGIGRGYYTQEQFDALNKFMLESFKKEQIFITKVYFCPHAPEVNCLCRKPNPKMILDACAEFDIDIENSLMIGDKPSDVEAGKRAGVGRNFLLDGINFKNVKDVLNKLKKEKSL comes from the coding sequence ATGAATAAAAATGAGCCTATTAAAGCACTTTTTCTAGACCGCGACGGCGTCATAAATGAGGACGCTGGATATGTTTGCGAGATCAAAGACTTTAAATTTATTGATGGCATTTTTGATGCATTGAGAGAATTTAGCGATGCTGGCTATAAACTCTTTGTTGTGACAAATCAATCAGGCATCGGCAGGGGCTACTATACGCAGGAGCAGTTTGACGCTCTAAATAAATTTATGTTAGAAAGCTTTAAAAAAGAGCAAATTTTTATCACCAAAGTCTATTTTTGTCCGCACGCTCCGGAGGTTAATTGTCTCTGCAGAAAGCCAAATCCCAAGATGATCCTTGATGCATGTGCCGAGTTTGACATAGATATTGAAAACTCGCTCATGATAGGTGATAAGCCAAGCGACGTCGAGGCTGGCAAAAGGGCAGGGGTTGGTAGAAATTTCTTGCTTGATGGCATAAATTTTAAAAATGTAAAAGATGTTTTAAATAAGCTAAAAAAGGAAAAATCACTATGA
- the gmhA gene encoding D-sedoheptulose 7-phosphate isomerase, which produces MPKTMIKNELEAHQKTFSEHVNLLDSLERACQMVADTLKNGKKVLICGNGGSAADAQHFAAELTGRYKSERQPLPGIALTTDTSALTAIGNDYGFDYVFSRQFEALAQPGDLLVAISTSGNSKNVLEAIKSAKKMGASVLGLSGKGGGAMNEGCDLNLVVSSSDTARIQESHIFFIHTICQAVDEAFRG; this is translated from the coding sequence ATGCCAAAAACGATGATAAAAAATGAGCTCGAGGCTCACCAAAAGACCTTTAGCGAGCATGTAAATTTGCTTGATAGCCTAGAGCGTGCTTGCCAGATGGTAGCTGATACGCTAAAAAATGGCAAAAAGGTGCTAATATGCGGCAACGGCGGCTCAGCGGCGGACGCTCAGCACTTTGCAGCCGAGCTAACTGGCAGATATAAAAGCGAACGTCAGCCACTACCTGGCATCGCGCTAACTACTGATACTTCGGCACTTACGGCCATTGGCAACGACTACGGCTTTGACTACGTTTTCTCACGCCAGTTTGAGGCTTTGGCTCAGCCAGGCGACTTGCTCGTGGCGATCTCAACGAGTGGCAACAGCAAAAATGTCCTTGAAGCTATAAAAAGTGCCAAGAAAATGGGTGCATCAGTGCTTGGACTTAGCGGCAAAGGAGGTGGCGCTATGAATGAAGGATGTGATCTAAATTTAGTCGTTAGCTCAAGCGACACTGCAAGGATACAAGAGTCGCACATATTTTTTATCCACACGATCTGCCAAGCTGTAGATGAGGCTTTTAGGGGCTAA
- a CDS encoding rolling circle replication-associated protein: protein MPVKNLYGVSPFDVELCQAKLDSQREYMRSFSFVNANGQVRNLLDISMSANFSDKYYAEVSNRVNVLNSFAIDYFQVPVFLTITLNGCFRGALNGDYSKFMPIDYKYLPDEVKYKAKNSAPLTISDLVAILNHQWNLFIMRYSYKFKKIDRSYIRCFEPHKKDGVPHIHALFYVPAYTIDFMKRIYKDIFYAPQNLKTNAITSEQEKNGELNGFQTSINNPSGYVMKYIQKTFINLKETQDFDELSAWYVKHKVRRFLSSRTKVPLWVYRKINFISTMQDFYHLNDLKNDHRAILEWNKKDDYIYINLPFNKEEIIYLNGRLEHYISGRLINFYDRLKIDSQKDENAQDEIKSFGTNLKQRQILKLCDELFKSDEKPKPISRMKDYELVNYYQSLGGDVNAQHLAYVENLMLDRNLDNFTRYHKKHDLNAPDIDSFVNRFLICNEF from the coding sequence ATGCCAGTAAAGAATTTATACGGTGTTTCGCCTTTTGATGTAGAGCTTTGTCAAGCAAAGCTTGATAGTCAAAGGGAGTATATGCGTTCTTTCTCTTTTGTTAATGCTAATGGGCAGGTTAGAAATTTGCTTGATATTTCAATGTCTGCTAATTTTAGCGATAAATATTATGCCGAAGTGTCTAATCGTGTTAATGTGCTTAACTCTTTTGCGATTGATTATTTTCAAGTTCCGGTATTTCTAACCATTACCCTTAACGGCTGCTTTAGGGGTGCGTTAAATGGCGATTATTCTAAATTTATGCCTATCGATTATAAATATTTGCCTGATGAAGTTAAGTATAAGGCTAAGAATTCAGCACCTTTGACTATTTCTGACCTGGTAGCCATTCTTAATCATCAGTGGAATTTATTTATTATGCGATATTCTTATAAATTTAAAAAAATCGACAGAAGCTATATAAGGTGTTTTGAGCCACATAAAAAAGATGGTGTGCCACATATCCACGCTTTATTTTATGTCCCAGCTTACACAATCGATTTTATGAAAAGAATTTATAAAGATATTTTTTATGCTCCGCAAAACCTAAAAACAAATGCTATCACAAGCGAGCAAGAAAAAAACGGCGAATTAAACGGCTTTCAAACCAGTATCAATAATCCCAGCGGCTATGTTATGAAGTATATTCAAAAGACTTTCATCAACTTAAAAGAAACGCAAGATTTTGATGAGCTTTCCGCCTGGTATGTAAAGCATAAAGTAAGACGTTTTTTGAGTTCTCGAACCAAAGTGCCGTTATGGGTATATAGGAAGATTAATTTTATTAGCACAATGCAAGACTTTTATCACTTAAATGACTTAAAAAACGATCATAGGGCTATTTTAGAGTGGAATAAGAAAGATGATTACATATATATAAATTTGCCTTTTAATAAAGAAGAAATTATTTATTTAAATGGCAGATTGGAGCATTACATAAGTGGTAGGCTTATCAATTTTTACGATAGATTGAAAATTGATAGCCAAAAAGATGAAAACGCACAAGATGAAATAAAAAGCTTTGGCACCAATTTAAAACAAAGGCAAATTTTAAAGCTTTGTGATGAGCTTTTTAAAAGCGATGAAAAGCCTAAACCAATAAGTAGAATGAAAGATTACGAGTTAGTTAATTATTATCAAAGCTTGGGTGGTGATGTAAATGCCCAGCATTTAGCTTATGTTGAAAATTTAATGCTTGATAGAAATTTAGATAATTTTACACGCTATCACAAAAAGCACGATCTTAATGCCCCTGATATTGATAGCTTTGTAAATAGATTTTTGATTTGTAATGAATTTTAA
- a CDS encoding c-type cytochrome: protein MKKLLIVSSIAALLSTAAFAADGAAIYKKCIACHGAKAEKMFNNKVPALTSLDAAAIEEALKGYKTGANKFGLGAMMKPIATPMSDEDAKAVAEYIQTLK from the coding sequence ATGAAAAAATTACTAATTGTTTCTAGCATTGCGGCTCTACTTTCAACTGCTGCCTTTGCTGCAGATGGTGCTGCTATCTACAAAAAATGCATCGCCTGTCATGGTGCAAAAGCTGAAAAAATGTTCAATAATAAAGTTCCAGCTTTAACATCTCTTGATGCAGCAGCTATCGAAGAGGCACTAAAGGGTTATAAAACAGGAGCAAATAAATTTGGTCTTGGCGCTATGATGAAACCTATCGCTACTCCAATGAGCGACGAAGATGCAAAAGCAGTAGCTGAATACATCCAAACTTTAAAATAA
- a CDS encoding type II secretion system protein GspD: MKSLIKFLVLPLLFLNSLFAAEIYTDLLDFARLTSRANNIAIVTDESIHQGEYYFIYEDEVKITIAMFRKMLEAKNLYLYKKDNFYYVSSQKLPDYDLRRIELKNYVYDDVNKILSQFDLNATYSTSSNSVFFRADDYIFDQIKEAISKIDKSLEQVTFKLTITETNLKDIKDLGTNLKGLLKPLNHGDLAYYINLITSPYITNSNIIKNDDRAFFGILNFLDTNGITKIISSPVLTAKNHTEVYFSSVQNIPYLVSKTDISNLNYQKTDSYEYKDIGLKINLKPIILSDHIDFDLHLILEDILSQSTSLTPIVSKKELKSSYSLKRGDVLVLSGINKTTTSKQRNGVPILKDIWFLKYLFSVEQDSEINSVLTLTIQII, translated from the coding sequence ATGAAAAGTTTAATCAAGTTCCTAGTTCTTCCGCTGCTGTTTTTAAATAGCTTGTTTGCTGCCGAAATTTATACTGATCTTTTAGATTTCGCACGTCTTACTAGTAGGGCTAATAATATAGCCATTGTAACTGATGAAAGCATACACCAGGGCGAATATTATTTTATCTATGAAGATGAAGTTAAGATCACGATTGCAATGTTTAGAAAAATGCTTGAAGCTAAGAATTTATACCTTTATAAAAAGGATAATTTCTACTACGTAAGCTCTCAAAAATTGCCTGATTATGATCTTAGGCGTATCGAGCTAAAGAATTATGTTTATGATGACGTTAATAAAATTCTTAGCCAGTTTGATTTAAATGCTACTTATTCGACGTCTTCTAATTCGGTTTTCTTTAGGGCTGATGACTATATATTTGATCAGATTAAAGAAGCCATTTCAAAGATTGATAAGAGCCTGGAGCAAGTAACATTTAAACTGACTATCACTGAAACAAATCTAAAAGACATTAAAGATTTAGGCACAAATTTAAAGGGCTTGCTTAAGCCACTTAATCACGGCGATTTAGCTTATTATATTAATCTGATTACTTCCCCTTATATTACTAATTCAAATATTATTAAAAATGATGATCGTGCCTTTTTTGGCATATTAAATTTTCTTGACACAAATGGCATTACAAAAATTATCTCATCGCCAGTATTGACGGCAAAAAATCACACCGAAGTTTATTTTAGTTCCGTTCAAAATATCCCTTATTTAGTTTCAAAAACTGATATATCTAATTTAAATTATCAAAAGACTGATAGTTATGAATATAAAGACATTGGTTTAAAGATAAATTTAAAGCCTATCATTTTATCTGATCACATTGATTTTGACTTACACTTAATACTTGAAGATATTCTCTCTCAAAGTACATCATTAACGCCCATTGTTTCAAAAAAGGAGCTTAAAAGCTCGTATTCTTTAAAGCGTGGCGACGTTCTAGTTCTTAGCGGTATTAATAAAACGACTACTTCTAAGCAACGTAATGGCGTGCCTATCCTTAAAGATATATGGTTTTTAAAGTATCTTTTTTCAGTCGAGCAAGACAGCGAAATAAACTCTGTTCTAACGCTCACAATTCAAATTATTTAA
- a CDS encoding addiction module antidote protein, whose amino-acid sequence MKEEFTKFNLEDYLTTDELRKEYLNQVLSDGDIEEFKRALFYIAKSKGIEKVAKKANLNRESFYKMFKENSKPRFESIFKVVNALDIKLVYA is encoded by the coding sequence ATGAAAGAAGAATTTACAAAATTTAATTTAGAAGACTATTTAACAACTGATGAATTAAGAAAAGAGTATTTAAATCAGGTTTTGTCTGATGGCGATATCGAAGAATTTAAAAGGGCTTTGTTTTATATAGCAAAATCAAAAGGTATTGAGAAAGTTGCAAAAAAAGCAAATTTAAATAGGGAAAGCTTTTATAAGATGTTTAAAGAAAATTCAAAACCTAGATTTGAAAGTATATTTAAGGTTGTAAATGCCCTTGATATTAAGCTCGTTTATGCTTAA